The window CGCGGACTCTTTCAGTGTGAGCATAATCCCCTTCCGCATCGCCAGGATCTCTCCTTCGCGGGATGCCTCCCGAATAATCTCCTGCAGAGAAATTTCCCGCTTCTCCATATGCAACACCCCCGATTCGGAACGGGCCAAAAACAAGAGATCGCTGACCAGCTTATTGAGCTGATCAGCCAGGAGAATAATATAGTGGAGGACCCGCTTGTACTCCGCCACCGGTTTTTCCTTCCCTCGAAGCGTCACCTCCGCCTCTCCCCGGATCACCGCCAAGGGGGTTCGAAGCTCGTGGCTGATATCCGCAAAAAACTGACCTTTCAGGTAACTGAGCTCCCTTAGTTTCTGATTGGAGACTTCCAACGCTTTCCGGGATTCTTCCATTTTATAACGGGATTCAAATTCTTGGTAGCGCAATCTGGAAATAAAATAGGCGCTGGTCAATCCGATCACCATGGTTGAAATGAGAAAGGCGTTGTTGTTGATTAATATCTCCGCCCGCTCGATCTGATCGTAAAGAAAAATCGGGACAATATAAAGGGTATACATCGACAAACAGATCGCCGCCGTAATGCGCACATCCCAGGCAAAAAGCATCGAAATCGCAAGCATCACCAGGTTGAGACCGGCATAGTAAGGGGACTCGTAGCCTCCCAGGTAACGGGTCATCAGCGCGATGGTGCCGCCGATGAGGATGGCGGTCAGGGCCCCGACCCAGGTAATGTGGCTTTTTCCAAAAGAGGTAAAGGTGAAAAGAAAAAGAAGAAGGGTCAGCGCGGAGGAGACGAGCCGGATCAGGAGAAACGTTTTGAAGTGGTGAGGCACGGCGTAATAATCGAGAAGGCTGAAAAGGGGAACGAGGGTAAATCCCAAAATACAGCCGATTCGGAGCCGGAACGTGTTGATCTCGCGCGCGTAATCTTGAAAAGCGGAAAGAAGCTCGGCGTCGTTACTGTTTTCCATAGAAAACCGTTGCGACCTCAGGAGGATAGCTCAGGCTTTCCTTCGGCCTCTTCCCCTTTCGAACGGTCAAATAAAGCTGCGTCCCCTCTTCGTCGGTCTCGACAAAAACCTGGGCGGAAGAAATCCCTTCCACCATCTGAATGAGCTCCTGGGGCGTCCGATAGAGGACATACCATTCCGCGCCATATTCCATAAAATAACGGGCCTCATTCGAGGCGTCCAGATTTCCGATAATCAGATCCCCCTCCTCGGAGAGGAGCCGGTACAAACGTTGAATCAAATGTTTTGAGATATGAAAGGGAAGGTAGTCGAAGAGGCCCATCACATAGATCAAATCCTGCCCGGCGAAGAGATCAAAAGTATGGGGATGGTGGACCAACTGATGGATCGATTTGTTAACATAACCGACCTGGATGCGGCTCCGGGTCACCCCCTTTAATACATCGATCTTCGCGCGGCAATATTGCAGCGCCTCCCACTCGGTGTCGATCATGGTCAGGTGGCATCGATCACCCTTTGGGTTGCTCCGAATCAGCTCCTGGACCTCTTTGGCCGGTCCGGAACCGATGCTCATGATCGAGACGGTTTCCCGATTCCCGGAAGCCCGGCCGAGGATCCGGTTTGTCTTCCCCAGCATATAAGGAACCCGGCCCATCACCGACCGGGCCACGGAGAGCTGAGAGCAATACCGGTTGATGAGACGGGCGAAGAGGGTCTCTCCTTGGTCGTGGTCTTCATACAACATCCGCATCATTTCATAATCACCCGGATATCCCAACGGCTTCGAATAAGCCCGCTTCACGAAAGGAGAGAGAAGGAGGAAGGGATGAAGATGTTTCTGAAAATAATCGCGATGGATGCGGTGCTCCTGAGGGGTAAAGTGCCTCACCATTTTATCCATTCTCAAGATAAAACGATCCAGGGCCTCGGTTAAAAGTCCCTCTCCATGATGAAGGCTCTCCGCCTCAAGCAGCATCCGGTGCTCCTCATCCCTCTCGGAGCGAATCCCGGACTCTTCCGCATCCAATTTCTGCTTCATTTGAAAGAGACAGTGCTCAAGCTCGGAGATCAGAACCTCAAAGAGAGGAGAGACTTTTCGTAGAACGTTCCTGCTCTCCTTAAGTTGTCGACTCGCCTCCCTTTTATTTTGGCCCGGCGGCGACGATCCCCTTGTGAATGCCTCTTTTTCCATCATACTCCCTAACCTCTATGAAAGCTTACCAAGGGATGATGCGGCCGCGATGAAGGGTTGAATCGATCGATCCGACGTTTTCGAAGAACCCCGCGCCGGAGGATTCGGGAAGAATGCCCCACTCGATTGGAATTTACATCTCCTTCTCGTCTTCCATCCCCCTGCCGCCATCAATGCCCCTTCGTCTCTATGCTTCTAGGGAGTACTTTATCGCATTTCTCAATCTTCCGGCGATTGCTCTGACCCCACTGCCAATGTTCTTACCCTTCTCCAGCACTTTGGAAAAAATTTTCTGTGAAGCCGAAATGGCGTTCTACACCCCTTCACTGATTATTTCTCATCAAACAGAATAATCGAATCATGGATAAACTCCGTCAGAATAACCGATTTTTTTGGGAAAGACAATCGTTTTTGATCTCTCGATTGGGACAGACGTTGGAGGGAGGTGACCAATTTTGATCCGTAGAAAAATAAGCCCGCAAAAAATGTTTGTCAAGAATTATGTATCTTATGGAGTCTTTCGTTATCGAGGAGGACGAGCCGCTCATCTGCATGTTTAAAGCCGTTTCGTTCCGCTCGATTTCCGCCGGGGAAAGGGCTCCTAAATTGACCTTTTCCTGATCTTGCGGTATGATACAGATCACTTTTACGAGGTTACTTTTTTTTAAAAAACAAATCGAAAGCCCACCCCTCACGAGTAAACGATGGCGCGACTGACCTACAAAAATGCAGGCGTTGATATTGAAGCCGGCGATCTTTTCGTCCAAAAGATTACCTCCATGGTCCGATCGACACACCGGCCCGAAGTTCTCACCGACTTGGGAGGCTTTTCCGGCCTATTCGCCCTCGGAGCGAAAAAGTTTAAAGAACCGGTCCTGGTCTCCGGCACGGATGGGGTTGGGACAAAGCTGAAGATCGCTTTTATGACCGACCGCCACGATACGGTCGGCATCGACCTCGTCGCGATGTGCGTCAATGACGTCATCGTGACCGGCGCCGAACCGCTCTTTTTCTTGGACTACTTCGCCACGGGAAAGCTTTTTCCGGAGAAGGCGGTGGAGGTGATGAAAGGGATTGTGGACGGCTGCCGGCAGGCCGGCTGCGCGTTGATCGGCGGCGAAACGGCGGAGATGCCCTCCTTTTACCCCGCGGGAGAATACGATCTGGCCGGCTTCGCCGTGGGGGTGGTGGACAAAAAGAAGATCATCGACGGAAAGAAAATCAGGCCGGGAGATCTCTTGATCGGCCTGGCCTCTTCAGGCCTGCACAGCAACGGCTTCTCCCTGGTCCGGAAAATTGTTTTCGAGAAGAGGGGGCTTACGGTAAAAGACCATTTTCCCGGAGGGTCGAAATCGATCGGAGAAACTCTGCTGACCCCGACCGTCATTTACGCAAAAACCCTCTCGAAACTTCAGGAGAAAGTCCAAATTAAAGGAGCGGCCCACATCACCGGAGGAGGAATCACTGAAAATCTCCCGCGCGTTCTTCCGCCCGGTTGCGCGGCCCAGGTGCGGCGCGACCGATGGGAGGTCCCCTTCATATTTAAGACTCTCCAGGAAATGGGAGAGGTCGACACCGAAGAGATGTACATCGACTTTAACATGGGAATCGGAATGATCCTGGTGATCTCGCCAAAGGCGCTCTCCCAAACGCGCTCCCTTCTAAAACGGCTCCGACAGGAAGCGTACGTGATCGGCGAGATCGTCAAGGGAGATGGAACGGTGGTTTATGTGTAGCGAAGAGGAACCTGTCCTGAACCCTGCTGAAGGAGCCCTTCGACTGGGCGTCCTCGTCTCCGGCCGAGGGAGCAACCTTGAGGCGATTCTTGATGCGATCAAGCAAGGGAAGCTCTCCGCACGCGTGGCGGTGGTGATCAGCAATAAGAAGGACGCCCCGGCGCTGGAGCGAGCGGCGCGGTATCAGGTCCCCGCGCTCTTTCTAGATCCGACGCACTACAGTCGTCGAGAAGAATACGACGCCGCGGTTTTACAGCAATTAAAAGAGTTTGGCGTCGAGTTAGTGGTGCTGGCCGGCTACATGCGCCTTGTCACGCCGACGCTGATTCAGCCATACCATGATCGGATCATCAACACTCACCCGAGTCTCCTCCCCGCTTTTCCCGGAATGCATGCCCAGCGACAGGCGCTGTCGTACGGGGTTCGTG of the Candidatus Manganitrophus noduliformans genome contains:
- a CDS encoding sensor histidine kinase; this encodes MENSNDAELLSAFQDYAREINTFRLRIGCILGFTLVPLFSLLDYYAVPHHFKTFLLIRLVSSALTLLLFLFTFTSFGKSHITWVGALTAILIGGTIALMTRYLGGYESPYYAGLNLVMLAISMLFAWDVRITAAICLSMYTLYIVPIFLYDQIERAEILINNNAFLISTMVIGLTSAYFISRLRYQEFESRYKMEESRKALEVSNQKLRELSYLKGQFFADISHELRTPLAVIRGEAEVTLRGKEKPVAEYKRVLHYIILLADQLNKLVSDLLFLARSESGVLHMEKREISLQEIIREASREGEILAMRKGIMLTLKESAEDELFLQGDPQRLKQLFLIVIDNAINYSKMGGDVELSLEREEGRGKITIADHGVGIPKEAIPHVFERFYRVEKTKSMANGTGLGLPIAKWIAEAHEGKITIDSEMGAGTRVTVHLPLSEKVKV
- a CDS encoding class I SAM-dependent methyltransferase, producing MKQKLDAEESGIRSERDEEHRMLLEAESLHHGEGLLTEALDRFILRMDKMVRHFTPQEHRIHRDYFQKHLHPFLLLSPFVKRAYSKPLGYPGDYEMMRMLYEDHDQGETLFARLINRYCSQLSVARSVMGRVPYMLGKTNRILGRASGNRETVSIMSIGSGPAKEVQELIRSNPKGDRCHLTMIDTEWEALQYCRAKIDVLKGVTRSRIQVGYVNKSIHQLVHHPHTFDLFAGQDLIYVMGLFDYLPFHISKHLIQRLYRLLSEEGDLIIGNLDASNEARYFMEYGAEWYVLYRTPQELIQMVEGISSAQVFVETDEEGTQLYLTVRKGKRPKESLSYPPEVATVFYGKQ
- the purM gene encoding phosphoribosylformylglycinamidine cyclo-ligase, with the translated sequence MARLTYKNAGVDIEAGDLFVQKITSMVRSTHRPEVLTDLGGFSGLFALGAKKFKEPVLVSGTDGVGTKLKIAFMTDRHDTVGIDLVAMCVNDVIVTGAEPLFFLDYFATGKLFPEKAVEVMKGIVDGCRQAGCALIGGETAEMPSFYPAGEYDLAGFAVGVVDKKKIIDGKKIRPGDLLIGLASSGLHSNGFSLVRKIVFEKRGLTVKDHFPGGSKSIGETLLTPTVIYAKTLSKLQEKVQIKGAAHITGGGITENLPRVLPPGCAAQVRRDRWEVPFIFKTLQEMGEVDTEEMYIDFNMGIGMILVISPKALSQTRSLLKRLRQEAYVIGEIVKGDGTVVYV
- the purN gene encoding phosphoribosylglycinamide formyltransferase, which translates into the protein MCSEEEPVLNPAEGALRLGVLVSGRGSNLEAILDAIKQGKLSARVAVVISNKKDAPALERAARYQVPALFLDPTHYSRREEYDAAVLQQLKEFGVELVVLAGYMRLVTPTLIQPYHDRIINTHPSLLPAFPGMHAQRQALSYGVRVSGCTIHFVDEEMDHGPIIAQASVPVFEGDTIEQLSERILAEEHRLLPQVLQLYAEGKLTVDGRKVHIQESASTRSAR